One Burkholderia sp. WP9 genomic window, TGCCGGTGCGCACAATGTGCGAGCCCCACACGAGGAGCGCTACACCGGCCAGAAGGTTTAGGAGAATCAACATAAGGCACTGCGCATCCGTTCCTGCTGCCATGACCCGAACCGCATGCCGCGTGAACCGGCACCGGGGCGTATATGACAGTAGTGTTGCACATTTTTGCCTTATTGTAATTTTGTGCGTTTAAATATACGCTCGTGTCAAGCTGTGGATGACTGTGTGCCGGCTCGTGGTCAGTCATGCATCGGGTTCGACGGCTTGACCACTTAATCATGAGGACTCTGGATGAGCCGCAACCTTGCGCTGTTCGACCTGGACCACACGTTGCTGCCGCTCGATAGCGATCAGGCGTGGGCCCACTTCATTGCCGGATTGGGTATAGAAGGCGCCGTGCGGCACGCGCAGGAAATCGACGATTACTACCGGCAGTATGTGGCCGGCACGCTCGACATGACCGCCTATCTGAACTACACGCTAGCACCGCTTGCTCGCCACTCGCGCGAGCAACTCGACGCGTGGCATGCGCAGTTCATGCAAGAGGTGATTGCGCCCGCCATCCTGCCGGCTGCGCGCGAACTCGTGCAACGCCATCTTGATGCGGGCGACCTGTGCTGCATCGTCACCGCTACGAACGTGTTCATCACGGAGCCGATCGGCAAGGCACTCGGTTTCGAGCATCTGCTGGGCATCGAGCTCGGCACCGAAGGCGGCGATCCGTTGGCGCGCTTTACGGGAACGGCTGTCGGCACGCCCACCTTCCGCGAAGGCAAGATCACGCGCACCGAGAGTTGGCTCGCGTCGCTTGGGCACCGCCTGCAGGATTTCCCGCAGAGCTGGTTCTATAGCGACTCGATCAACGACGTCCCCTTGCTGGAACGCGTCACGCATCCGGTCGCGACCAATCCCGATCCACGCTTGCGTGCGGTCGCCGCGGAACGCGGCTGGCCGGTGATCGAACTATTTGCCTGAGCTTGTGTTTTATTGAGTTCGATGCGGCGCGGCAGCCGCCGCGCTACACGCGCCCTTTCCACGGCACGAGCCGCCGCTCGAGCGCTCGCATACCCAGATCGAAGAACCACGCGATCAGACCGATCAGCACGACGCCCATCACCACCACGTCGGTACGCAGAAAGCTCGACGCGTTCAGCACCATCTGACCCAGGCCCGTGGTGGCCGCGACCATTTCGGCGGCGACCAGCGTGGTCCAGCCGAAGCCGATTGCGATCCGCAGGCCCGTCAGAATCTCCGGTAGCGCGGCGGGCAGGACCACGTGCCGCACGATCTGCGAAAAGCGGCCGCCCAGTGAATACGCCGCATGAATCTGCTCGATCGTTGCGCTGCGCACGCCGGCGCGTGCGGCCATAGCAATCGGCGCGAAGCAGGCGAGATAGATCACGACGATCTTCGCCGTTTCGTCGATGCCGAACCAGATCACCACCAGCGGCAGATAAGCGAGCGGCGGCAGCGGCCGGTAGAACTCCAGCGGCGGATCGAGAAGGCCGCGCGCGACCCGGCTCACGCCCATCAGGATACCGACCGGCACGGCCGTGACCGCGGCGAGCGCAAACGCACCGAACACGCGCAACGCACTCCATGCGAGATGCTCTGAAAGCGGCAAGCCGCCTTGAATGCGGCCGTGCCACGCGTCGACAAAGGCGGCCCAGACGGCTTCGGGCGCCGGCAGAAAGAGCGGCGGCAGCCAATGCAGATGCGTGGCAAGCCACCACAACGCCGCGAGCGTCGTGACCGAGAGCGCGCTGAGTGCCGCGCTCGGACCTTCGCCCGGCAAACGCCAGCCGCGTACGGGACGCGCGGTACGCTGCGGCCGCTTGCCGGTCCCGGCGAGCGGCACATTGCCCAATGATTCACGCGAAGCCGTCACGACACCACCTCTTCCTGATTACGCTCGCGCAGCCGATGCACCAACAGCTCGCGCCACTCGATGAAATCCGCCGACGACTTCACCGCGCGTGCATCGCGCGTCTGCAGGAAACGCTGCGCGAACGGTAAGCCGTAGCTATCGGCGATGCGGCCCGGACCCGGCGTCATGACGACGAGGCGGGTCGCGAGAAAGAGCGCCTCTTCGACGCTGTGGGTAATGAAAAACACCGTCTTGCGCGTGCGGCCCCAGACGTCGAGTACGAGTTCCTGCATCGACTCGCGCGTCATGGCGTCGAGTGCGCCCATCGGCTCGTCCATTAGCAGCACTTGCGGATCGCTGGCCAGCGCGCGGGCGATTCCCACACGCTGCTGCATGCCGCCCGACAGCGCATAGACTTGCGAGCGCGCATGCTTTTCGAGTCCGACGAGCTTCAGCATGTCGAGCGCAATGCGCTCGCGCTCCGCCTTGGGTACGCGTTGAAAACGCAAGCCGAGTGCGACGTTGTCGAGCACGTCGAGCCACGGCATCAACGCATACTTCTGGAACACCACACCGCGGTCCGCACCCGGCCCGATGACGGGTTCGCCGTTCAGCCGCACCTCGCCTTCAGTCGGCTGGATAAAGCCTGCAATGCAGTTGAGCAAAGTCGTTTTGCCACAGCCCGACGCGCCCAGCGCGACCACGAACTCACCGGGTTCGATACGCAGATCGACATCGGCTAGCGCGACATGCGGCGCCGCGCCGCGCGTGCCTTCGTAGGCGACTTGCAATTGCCGTATTTCAAGACCGCTCATCGCCGGACCTCATGATGCTGATTGAAAACTGACTGCGCCGATCAGTGCGCCGCGCGTTGCACGAACTGCGGATCGACACCGGTCGAGTAATCGGCCAGCACGTTCTGGATCGTGCCTTGCGTCTTCAAAAACGCCGCGGTCGCAGCCAGCGACTTCGCCGCGCCCGATTGCGCGCCGCCGCCAAGCCATGCATTCGAAGCCTGCTGGGCGGGCGTCGGGAACGCGTACAACGCGAGGCTCGCCGGCACTTCCTGCGCGTTCGCGCCGGACTCTTTCGCGACCGCCTCGACCTGCGGCGACGAAGCCGTCCATGCGGAGGTGTGGTCGCGATAATTCGCGTCGGTTGCGGCCAGCACCTTCACGAAGCGCGTGACAAATTCGGCGTTCTGACTGGCGAACTTGCGATCGACCACGAACCCGTCGAACGTCGCCTTGCCGGTTTGCTGCGCGACCTGCCCCGAGGTGATGAGCACCTTGCCGCTCTTCTTGACCTTGGCCAGTACCGGATCCCAGATGTACGTTGCGTCGATGTCGCCACGCTCCCACGCCGCCGCGACTTCAGGCGGGCGCAGGTTGACGATCTTGACGTCGGCCGGATTCACGCCTGCGCTCTGCAACGCGACCAATGTATGAAAGTGCGAGGTGGACACGAACGGCACGCCGATTTTCTTGCCCTTGAGGCCCGCGATGCTCGTGACATTGGAGCCGTCGCGGGCGACCAGCGCTTCGGCGTCGTTGATATTGTCGAGAATCCAGAACAGCGAAATATCCACGCCCTGCGACAGCCCGGCCGCGATCGGGCTGGAGCCGGCTTCACCGAGTTGCACCGAACCGGACGCCAACGCGCGGATCACGTCGGCGCCGCTGCCGAGTTTGCGGTAAGTGATCTTGTAGCCGGTGGCTTTCTCCACTTCGCCGGTGGCCTGCGCGTAGCGCCACGGCACCACCATGTCCTGATACGCAATCACGACTTCTTTGGTGTCGGCGTGCGCCACGGAAGCAAACGGCGCGGACAGTGCGAGCAGCGTGGCGAACGCGGTAAGCGAACGGCGAAAGCGGTTCATCGTGAAGCCTCATGAGTAGGTAGGGTTCGGGAGGCTTTCGACTATAGGCAGTTTGCTCGCGGCCGGTTCTAATTAATCCGCGATTGCTAATCACGCTGTTTTAGCATTGCTTTTCATGTTCGGTTGGTTAGCGGCGACTGCTGCTGCGTCATTTCGATGTGCGCCAGGCGGCGTCTATCCTCGTGTCGTTCGGCGCGGCTGACTCATCGCCACACCTTGAATACCGTAGCGGCGACACAGCACAGGAAGGCAGGCTGATGTGGCCTTCGCTAATCATGACCGCGACCGTCGCCGCCTCATTCGCACCACCTCATTATTCGTTAACCTAACTAATTTTTAATTGCCCCGGCTATACTTCCATGCACGTCCAACAGGGATATCCAATATGCCCAATCTGATCGACTACATTATCGAGAACCGCGAGCTGCGCTATCGCATTATCGAGCTCAGCATTCCTTTTTCCATCATCGGTGGAACGATGTCCTCGATCTGCATGCTGCTTGCACGGTACTACCGGTAACTCGCGGGAGCAGAACAACAGCGCGCGATTCCTGTTCTCGATGTTTCGCCGCCCCAAAGAAAAAAGCCTGCAACACGTGCAGGCTTTTCTCAATCCAACCGCTAGCGAAAATACTCAGACCACACCGGCTCCATGCGCCTGCAAATCTGCGTGGTAGCTCGAACGAACCATTGCGCCCACTGCGGCGTGCGTGAAACCCATCTTGTACGCTTCTTCCTCGTACATCTTGAACGTGTCCGGGTGCACGTACGAGCGCACCGGCAGATGGTGCTCAGACGGCTGCAGGTATTGACCGATCGTCAGCATGTCCACGTCGTGCTCGCGCAGATCGCGCATTACTTGCAGAATCTCTTCTTCGGTTTCGCCAAGGCCGACCATCAGACCGGACTTGGTGGCCACGTCGGGATGCAGCGCCTTGAAGTCTTTCAGCAGCTTCAGCGAATGCGCGTAGTCCGAACCCGGCCGCGCTTCCTTGTACAGACGCGGCACCGTTTCGAGGTTGTGATTCATCACATCGGGCGGTGCGGCGTTCAGGATGCCGAGCGCGCGATCCAGGCGGCCGCGGAAGTCCGGCGTCAGAATTTCAATGCGCGTCTCCGGCGAAAGCTCACGCGTCTGACGGATACATTCCACGAAGTGGGCCGCGCCACCGTCACGCAAATCGTCACGGTCAACGCTGGTGATCACCACGTACTTCAGTTTCAGCGCAGCAATTGTGCGCGCGAGATTACCGGGCTCATCCGCGTCGAGCGGATCTGGGCGACCGTGGCCGACGTCGCAGAACGGGCAACGGCGCGTGCACTTGTCGCCCATGATCATGAAGGTCGCGGTGCCCTTGCCGAAGCATTCGCCAATGTTCGGGCAGCTCGCTTCTTCACACACCGTGTGAAGATTGTGCTCGCGCAGGATCTGCTTGATTTCGTAGAAACGCGAATTGCCGGTGGCCGCCTTGACGCGAATCCAGTCCGGTTTCTTCAGCTTCTCGATCGGGATGACCTTGATGGGAATACGGGCGGTCTTGGCTTGGGCTTTCTGCTTCGCGGTAGCGTCGTAGGCGGCGGGGGCCGGCACGGCATCAGGAGCGGGAGAAGCTGCGAGGTTCGCGGTAACGTCAGTCATTCGTTCGGTCCAGTCAGGCGGTGAGTGCACCGGCCTGTGGTTGGGCGACGGCCGCGGGACTGCCGTCGAGGTTTGCGGTGAGGCGTGCTGCAAAGGTATGGGCCACGTCGTCCCAGCCGGCGGTAACGCCTAGCGTTGCCATATCGACCGTTTCGAGCCCTGCGTAGCCGCACGGATTGATGGCCAGAAACGGTCGCAAATCCATGCTCACGTTCAGGCTCACGCCGTGATAGCTGCAGCCGTTGCGGATTTTCAAACCCAGCGCCGCGATCTTGGCGCCGGCATGCAACCCGGCGTCCGGCCCGGGCGCCACGTAGATACCGGGTGCGCCCGCCTTTCGTTCTCCGGCGAGATTATACGCCGCAAGCGTGTCGATCACGGCTTGCTCGATCCGCGTGACCAACTCGCGCACCATCAGCTTGCGACGGCGCAAATCGAGCAGCAGATAAGCCACGACCTGGCCGGGCCCGTGATACGTGATTTGCCCGCCCCGGTCGACTTTGACCAGAGGAATGCCGCTGTCGGCGGCCAGCAGATGGGCGGGATCGCCCGCCTGGCCTAGCGTAAAGACGGGAGGGTGTTCGACCAGCCAGATTTCGTCGGGGGTATCTGCCGTGCGCTCGTCGGTGAACGCGCGCATGGCGTCGAAACTGGTCTGGTAGGGTTCGCTGCCACGCCAACGCAGCGTAAGCGGCACAGAGGCAGGCAAGGGGATGGGTAAAACCGGGGTGGCGCACATGATTTCGCCAGTTTACCGAAATACGGGAATCCTCGCCGGAACTGGGCGCGTTGGGAGTGTCACGTCGGGGGCGACTCGTTCGCCCTTGAAGGGCAAAACCGGTGTGGTCCAGCCTCGCCGGTCTTGCCAGCCGCCGTCGCGTGGCTGAGCCAGCAGCGTGCTCAGGCCAGAGGCGACGCTCAACCGTTCAGCAGCATCGTTCGCCGAACCTGGCGCGCCCCTCGCATCCGTCAAACCGTCCGCCAGCCACCCCGCACGCGCGCCGCCAGCCGTTCGCCGATCCGCGCGAACCAGTTCAGCGCACGCTCATCGCAACGCGTCGGCACGGAAAACGCCACCTTTGCCTGCGTGTCGCCTTCAGCGCTCAGCCACAACCGTTCTCCGCGCCGAAGTCGCAGCGTGTGACCGGGTTGCAGCCAGTAATCCTCGATGTCGTCGCTGCGTGTGACCCATACCGCGCCGCCGCGAACGACCAGCTTGGTACTGCGCGCCACCTTCAACGGAAGTGTTTCGCCACTGCGGATTTCAAACGCTATGCTAGAGGAAATTTCTCGCATGATGCCCTCGCCAAAAAACGTTTCGTGACTACAATCCTAGGCGTAGCAAGGGTTTACGCAAAACGATCTATTTTCACCTCTATGTGAGAAATATTGGCATGGACCTCCGGCAACTCCCCGCACTGAACGCGATCAAGGCGTTCGAGGCCGCCGCCCGTCACGAAAGCTTCTCGCGCGCGGCCGACGAACTCTTCGTCACCCACGGCGCCGTCAGCCACCAGATCCGCGCGCTCGAGGCCGAACTGGGCGTCTCGCTGTTCGCGCGCGACGGCAAGCGCGTGCGGCTCACCGAGACCGGCCGGCGCTATGCCACGCACGTGCGCTCCGCGCTGATGGCGCTCGCCGACGCCACCCGCCAGATCCGCGCCGGCGACCGCGAGCGGCGGCTCGTCGTGTCCATGCTGTCGTCGTTTGCGGCGCGCTGGGTGACGCCGCGCGTCGGCAGCTTTATCGAGGCGCATCCGCAGTGGGACCTCGAACTGCTATCCACCAACGCACTAACGGATTTCGCGCGTGACGACGTCGACGTGGCGATCCGTTTTGGCTTCGGCAAATATTCGGGGTTGCATTCGGAATTATTGCTGGAGGAGATTTTCTTTCCCGCCTGCGCGCCGAATTTCAACGGCGGCAAGCTGCCGCAAACGCCGGCCGATCTGGCCAACGTCCCGCTGCTGCGTTCCGACGACGAGCTATGGCGTCCCTGGTTCGACGCCGCCGGCCTCACCGACTGGCCCGAGCCGAAGCGCGGCGTGTTGTACCAGGATTCGTCGAATCTGCTGCAAGCGGCCATCGACGGCCAGGGCGTCGCGCTCACGCGCCGCTCACTGGCCATGCACGAGATCGCGGCAGGCCGCCTTGTGCGTCTATTCGATGTGGATGGACCGAGCCCGTGGCAGTACTACTTCATCTGCCCGCCGCAGATGCTCGAAACCGCCCGGGTCAGAGCATTTCGCGACTGGGTGTTCGAAGAGGTGGGACGCTTCAAGCAGCTTTTTGACCGTGCTTGCGAGGCGGGACCCGGCTCAAGCGCGGGAAGGACGGCGGACGCATTGCGCATCACGCCGTAAATCAGACGCGGGGAGATGCGTTACAGCACGACCTTCACCATCGGGTGGCCGGTGAGTGCGCGGTAGATATCGTCGAGCTGATCGCGGCTCGTGGCGCGCACCGTGACGGTCAGGCCGGTGTAGTTGCCACCGCTGGACGGCCGCATCTCCACGCGCGATTCGTCGACTTCATTGTCGAACCGCCGGACCACCGTAACGATCGTCTCGGCGAACTCGGGATGCGATTTGCCCATGATCTTGATCGGGAAATCGCAGGGAAACTCAAACAGTGATTCGTTCACGGGACTCATTTTCTACTCCTTGCTGCGCCTCGCGCGCTTCCTGGGTCTTGGCTCGCTGATAAGCCGCGTACAGCGCCGCAAAGACCGCACCCGGTTTGCCCTCGCCGACCGGCTGGCCGTCGAGCTGCGTGACCGGCAGCACTTCCTTGGTTGCCGAACTGACAATGATCTCGTCCGCCGCGCGCAGTTCGGCCTCGCCAATCTCACGCGCCTCGAAACGGATGCCGCATTCGCCCGCCAGTTCCTCGATCAGGCCGTACCGAATCCCTTCGAGAATCTTGTGGCTGCGCGGCGGCGCGGACAACACGCCGTCCTTCACCATCCACACATTCGACGACGACCCTTCGGTCAGCATGCCGTCGCGAAACTGGATGGTCTCGAACGCGTCGTTCTCCGCGGCGTATTGCGCCATCAGCACGTTGCCGAGCAACGAGACCGACTTGATATCGCAATTGAGCCAGCGACGATCTTCCGCAGTGACGCAACGCACGCCTTGCGCACGCTGTGCCGCGTCCGGCAGGTTCAGCGGCGTGACCATCACGAACACGGTCGGCTGGATGCCCGCAGGAAAAGCATGTCCGCGTTTCGCGACACCGCGCGTGACCTGAATATAGGCAATTGCGTCCTGATCGGCGCGCAAACCGCCATCCGCCTCGTTCGCCGCGACCACCTGCCCGATCAGCGCGCGCCAGCCGGCGTCGTCGAACGGATTGGCGATGCCGATCTTGCCGACCGAGCGCGCGAGCCGCGCGAGGTGCTGCTGGAAACGAAACGGCGTACGGCCGCCCGCTTGCGCGGGATGAGCGTAGAGCGGCGCGACTTCGTAGATACCGTCGCCGAAAATAAAGCCGCGGTCGAGAACCGGCACTCGCGCTTCGGACAACGGCACCAACTCGCCGTTCAGATAGACAATCGGATCAGGCGAAACATCGGAAACAGCGGTCATTGCAATCGGGCTCTTACTTCTTCTTGTTGAACATGAGCATCAGCGAATCCCACACGCGGCCAACCACGCCGGCTTGCGGAACGGCCTGCAAGGCCACCACCGGGAACTGCGCCAGCACCTTGCCGTCGGCGACCAGCTTCACCGTGCCGACCTGCTGACCGTTCGCGAGCGGCGCGATCAGCGGATCGATCTGCTCGATCTGCGGCTTCACCTTGTCGCCCATGCCCTTCGGCACGGTGATGTACTGATCGCCCTTCACGCCGATCTGCACGGTGTCCTGCGCACCCTTATAGACGCGCGGCGTGCCCACCACCTGATTCGCCTTGTACAGACGCACCGTGTCGTACGCGGTGTAGCCGTAGTTCAGCATCTTCAGGCTGTCCTGCACGCGGTCGTGTTCCTTGGTCTCGCCCATCATGACCGAGACGAGACGGCGCGATGCGTCCGTCGTGCCCGGCAGCGAACGCTTCGCGCTCGCGATCAGGCAGTAACCGGCGGCTTGCGTGTGACCGGTTTTCAGACCGTCCACCGTCGGGTCGATCCACAGCAGGCGATTGCGGTTCGGCTGCTTGATCTTGTTGTACGTGAATTCCTTGACCGAGAAAATGTTGTAGTAGTCGGGGAAGTCGCGAATCAGACGCGCCGACAGGATCGCGAGGTCGCCCGCGGTCGTGTAGTGCTGCGGGTCGGGCATGCCGTTCACGTCGGCGAAATGCGTGTGCTTCATGCCGAGGCGCTGCGCTTCGGTGTTCATCATGTTGACGAACTGCGCTTCGCTGCCGCCTACCAGTTCGGCCAGCGCGATCGCCGCGTCGTTACCCGACTGGATGATCATGCCGTAGACCAGATCGTGCACGGTCACCGGCTTGTTCGCTTCGATGAACATGCGCGATTCGTCGGTGCGCACGCGGCGCACGGCTTCGCTCGGCATGACCGTCTGTTCCATCGTGATCTTCTTCGTCTGCAGTGCTTCGAAGACGAGGTACGCCGTCATCAGCTTGGTGAGCGACGCGGGTTCCACGCGTTCGTCGGCGTTGCCCGAGGCGAGCACCTGGTTGCTGGTGGCGTCGACGAGCACCCACGAACGCGCGTTCACCGCCGGCGGCGGCACCTGCGCGAACGCCGTGCTGGCGGCGAGCGTGGCCGGCAACACGATGCCGAGAGTCACGGCACGGCTAAGCGTAGGGGAAACGAAGGAAGCAACAGAAGGGAACGACGTGCGGCCGGAGGTGGAGAAACGCATAGGGTCGATTCGTGCAGAAAAGTACATCGCGCGCAGGGCGCATTGTTTGGAAGAGCCGGTCGGCGGCGTCTGGCCGTAAAACGACACAGCGCCATTGGACTTCCGGCCACGCGATCGGTTCGCGCAGCACGCCCTGCATCCGGCACCGCTGCGGCGAAAAGACGCTACGCGTCGCGCGAACTGCCGGATGGGCGGCGCTGCGCCCAAAAAAGAGTCGCCATTATACGCGTGCTCTCCCGGTAACTTTGCGCAAAGGCCGGCGATTAATTTGCGTTTGCGCGTACCTGTACCCCGGAAAACACACGGCGCATGCCGATCACCGCCACGCGTCGACGATGATCCGCTTCAGAACGTGCAGCTTGCGATGCAGAAAATGTTCCGCCCCCGGAATCACGACCACGGGCAGTTCCTGCGGACGCGCCCAGTCGTAAACGGATTGAATGGGAACCGTCTCGTCGGTCTCGCCGTGAATCACGAGCGTGTTTTCCGGCACGGGCGCGACCTCCCAGCGGCTCGCCGCCGTGCCGACCAGCACCATTCGCTCGACCTCCTGACCTTCTTCGCGCAGCTTCGCGGCCACGTGCGACAGCACGAAAGTGCCGAACGAAAAACCCGCGAGCACGAGCGGCAGATCGGCCTGACCCGGTTCGGCGCGCATGTGATCGAGCACGGCGCGCAAGTCGTCACGCTCGCCGATGCCCGCGTCATGCTCCCCTTGCGTTTCGCCGACGCCGCGAAAATTCGAGCGATAGGTCACGTAGTTCAACTGCACGAGCGTGCGCGCGAGCGTTTGCGCGACCTTGTTGTCCATCGTGCCGCCGAACAGCGGATGCGGATGCGCGACCAGCGCGATGCCGCGCGGCGCGGCGCCGCTCTCGCGCGTTGCGTCGGGCAGATCCAGCGCGACCTCGATCTTGCCGACCGGGCCGTCGATCAGATACTTCTTCGTATGTGTGTTCATGGCGAGGCTTATTGATCGATTTTCAGACGCTCGACAATCTTGCCGGTCACCAGATGCGAGTCGACGATTTCGTCGATGTCGCTCTCGTCGACATACGTGTACCAGACGCCTTCCGGATACACGACGAGCGTTGGGCCGAGCTCGCAGCGGTCGAGGCAACCGGCCTTGTTGATGCGTACCTGACCCGGACCTGCGAGACCGAGTTTCTTCACGCGTTTTTTCGCATATTCCTGCATCTCCTGCGCGTTGCAGTTCGCGCAGCTCGGGCGCTCCGCGCCGGGCTCGCGCTGATTGAGACAGAAGAAGACGTGGTACTTGTAGAAGGAGTCCATGATGTCCGGGGCGAAACTGCCAGGGTGGGAATGGCGCTGAATGCACGACGGCGCGCCTGTTGTGCGAACGATTATAACGAGCGGGACCGGAGGCCGCCGATGCCGGCTGCGCTTCGCTCGGGCTTTATGCGTGCTTCACGCGCCGTCTGAGCCACGCCTGCTCGACCACATACGCCAGCCACACCAGCGCCGCGTACGGCCAGATCCATGCGAGCCAGTGCGCCAGACCGTTGAAGTGCAGATAGCGCCCTTGCCGCCAGTCGGCGAGCACGGCATCGAAATAAGGATTCACGGGCAACAGATTGACGAACACCAGCGCGACCGTCAGCGCGACACCTGCCAGCATCGCGCGGGACCGGCGCCGCAGTCGCAGCGCGCACAGTGCGGCCGCGGTGCCGCACACGAGCCCCGCGAGCGCGCCGGGCGTGGCCCAGTCGAACGCGAGACCGGACTGCGACTGCAAAAACGTCGCGCCGACCTTCACGCACAAGGTCATGAAAATGAACAGGAGCAACAAACGCACGCGCGGCGCATGCCGACGCACCGGCAACGACGCCAGCGCGAGCGCCGCGAACAGGTTGAGCGTGGTGATCACCGCTTCCCACACGTCGTCGGGCATCCAGGCGGCGACGACGGCCGGCCAGGCGCCAACGTGCCAGCCCGGCGGCGTCCACGCGAGCAACGCATCCTGGGTGGTCGAATCGAAACGCAGCCAGAGCGCGCGCGGCCAGTTGCCGAGACCGAACAGGCGTGGCGCCGGGTACATCGTCGCGAACGGCCACGCCGCGACCAGACACGCGAGCGCGGCTCGATCGCGCTCGAACCACACGAGCCGCAAGCGCCGCAGCAAACCGCGGTCGAGCAGCGCGCCCGTGGCCGGCGACATGATGGCCGCGCCGAGCAGCGCGCCGAGCGCATTGGCGGCGAGATCGAGGTTGGAAGCGACACGCGTCGGCAGATAGGTTTGCACGGCTTCCATCGCGCCCGAGAGCAGGCCGCCGAGCACGAAGGCGAGCGCGACTGCCAGCGTGCCGCGCCAGCGCGGATAGAGCGCAAGCACCACCAGCGCGCCGAACGGCATATAGCCGAGCACGTTGGTGACGACGTCGAACGCCGTCAGGTACTGCGGCATGGGATCGGACAGGAAAGCAAACGGACCGAGGCCGAGCGAACGCCAGCCCGAAAACGGATACCACGAACCGTAGACGATCAACGCGGCATACAGCACCAGCGCTTGCCGGGCGAGCGCCGACGGACGGCGCAGCCAGGGTCGTTCGCTCATGCAGCGCTCCGTTGCGTGCGCTGCGAGCCGGTCATTGCGCGGCGACCAGCGCCTGCACGCCGAGCCACGCGCCAATCTGCGCGACCAGATCGTCGCTGGCGGTAGCGAGCGCCTGCGCACCGCCGGCAGCGTCCGCCGACCTGGACGGCGCGCGCGCGATAAAGGTGCGCTGACCGATCACCTTGCCGCTCTGAATCAGCGTGGCGCGCGCGGTAACCGCGGCGTGACTTTCGGACTGGCTGTCGAAAACCTGTTCGAACTCGCTCAGATCGACCTTCAACACCGGCGCGGACACGCCGTCGGCGCCCGTCAGCACGGTGCCGCGCGAGCTG contains:
- a CDS encoding alpha/beta hydrolase, which translates into the protein MNTHTKKYLIDGPVGKIEVALDLPDATRESGAAPRGIALVAHPHPLFGGTMDNKVAQTLARTLVQLNYVTYRSNFRGVGETQGEHDAGIGERDDLRAVLDHMRAEPGQADLPLVLAGFSFGTFVLSHVAAKLREEGQEVERMVLVGTAASRWEVAPVPENTLVIHGETDETVPIQSVYDWARPQELPVVVIPGAEHFLHRKLHVLKRIIVDAWR
- a CDS encoding D-alanyl-D-alanine carboxypeptidase family protein; protein product: MRFSTSGRTSFPSVASFVSPTLSRAVTLGIVLPATLAASTAFAQVPPPAVNARSWVLVDATSNQVLASGNADERVEPASLTKLMTAYLVFEALQTKKITMEQTVMPSEAVRRVRTDESRMFIEANKPVTVHDLVYGMIIQSGNDAAIALAELVGGSEAQFVNMMNTEAQRLGMKHTHFADVNGMPDPQHYTTAGDLAILSARLIRDFPDYYNIFSVKEFTYNKIKQPNRNRLLWIDPTVDGLKTGHTQAAGYCLIASAKRSLPGTTDASRRLVSVMMGETKEHDRVQDSLKMLNYGYTAYDTVRLYKANQVVGTPRVYKGAQDTVQIGVKGDQYITVPKGMGDKVKPQIEQIDPLIAPLANGQQVGTVKLVADGKVLAQFPVVALQAVPQAGVVGRVWDSLMLMFNKKK
- a CDS encoding ferredoxin, which translates into the protein MDSFYKYHVFFCLNQREPGAERPSCANCNAQEMQEYAKKRVKKLGLAGPGQVRINKAGCLDRCELGPTLVVYPEGVWYTYVDESDIDEIVDSHLVTGKIVERLKIDQ
- a CDS encoding D-amino acid aminotransferase, with translation MTAVSDVSPDPIVYLNGELVPLSEARVPVLDRGFIFGDGIYEVAPLYAHPAQAGGRTPFRFQQHLARLARSVGKIGIANPFDDAGWRALIGQVVAANEADGGLRADQDAIAYIQVTRGVAKRGHAFPAGIQPTVFVMVTPLNLPDAAQRAQGVRCVTAEDRRWLNCDIKSVSLLGNVLMAQYAAENDAFETIQFRDGMLTEGSSSNVWMVKDGVLSAPPRSHKILEGIRYGLIEELAGECGIRFEAREIGEAELRAADEIIVSSATKEVLPVTQLDGQPVGEGKPGAVFAALYAAYQRAKTQEAREAQQGVENESRERITV
- a CDS encoding VanZ family protein, which encodes MSERPWLRRPSALARQALVLYAALIVYGSWYPFSGWRSLGLGPFAFLSDPMPQYLTAFDVVTNVLGYMPFGALVVLALYPRWRGTLAVALAFVLGGLLSGAMEAVQTYLPTRVASNLDLAANALGALLGAAIMSPATGALLDRGLLRRLRLVWFERDRAALACLVAAWPFATMYPAPRLFGLGNWPRALWLRFDSTTQDALLAWTPPGWHVGAWPAVVAAWMPDDVWEAVITTLNLFAALALASLPVRRHAPRVRLLLLFIFMTLCVKVGATFLQSQSGLAFDWATPGALAGLVCGTAAALCALRLRRRSRAMLAGVALTVALVFVNLLPVNPYFDAVLADWRQGRYLHFNGLAHWLAWIWPYAALVWLAYVVEQAWLRRRVKHA